In a genomic window of Allomeiothermus silvanus DSM 9946:
- a CDS encoding phenylacetate--CoA ligase family protein — protein sequence MDRTARLRQILEHARNHPVYAHKLEGIDLGTITPETIAQLPLTTREEWIAYMRANPYPPAGSALVHLTPSPALGWMPEYLSQDDLEYQSQALAAHFGRLGVAGKRVLVAFSYHVFAGGWLFHEALQKAGAVVFPHGPGEAERIAQLVQVYGFEVLVCNPSFALKIAQAGGRFGLLLAGGEPFTSVPGYREKLEQAIGGVALDAYGTSELGIVAGEDLHKNGLLEAQEMAILEVLDPETLKPTPDGEKGELVVTALSRTLMPMIRFRTGDLAIAVRENGRVRLPRGVFGRTDLMVKVKGVKLYPTELAPILGAFGIDPRGGAQLVVESKEGGTDKLTLRIKAEAVPPMLGEALQRATGIKLDEIVADPTLEGPPLIDRRFSKNP from the coding sequence ATGGACCGTACCGCCCGGCTGCGTCAGATACTTGAGCACGCCCGCAACCACCCGGTTTATGCCCACAAGCTCGAGGGCATAGACCTGGGGACGATCACCCCCGAGACCATCGCCCAGCTCCCGCTCACCACCCGCGAGGAGTGGATCGCCTACATGCGAGCCAACCCCTACCCTCCCGCGGGCAGCGCACTGGTGCACCTTACCCCCAGCCCCGCCCTAGGCTGGATGCCGGAGTACCTCTCCCAAGACGATCTGGAATACCAATCCCAGGCCCTAGCCGCGCACTTCGGGCGGCTAGGGGTAGCCGGGAAGCGGGTGCTGGTAGCCTTCAGCTACCACGTTTTTGCTGGGGGCTGGCTCTTCCACGAGGCCTTGCAAAAAGCCGGGGCGGTGGTGTTCCCCCACGGCCCCGGCGAGGCCGAGCGCATTGCCCAGCTCGTCCAGGTGTATGGCTTCGAGGTGCTGGTGTGCAATCCCTCCTTCGCCCTGAAGATCGCCCAGGCCGGGGGCCGCTTCGGGCTGCTGTTGGCTGGGGGTGAACCTTTTACTAGCGTACCCGGCTACCGTGAGAAGCTCGAGCAGGCCATCGGTGGGGTCGCCTTGGATGCCTACGGGACAAGCGAACTCGGCATCGTAGCAGGGGAGGATCTGCACAAGAATGGGCTGCTCGAGGCCCAGGAGATGGCTATTCTGGAGGTCTTGGACCCAGAGACCTTAAAGCCCACCCCCGACGGCGAGAAGGGCGAACTGGTGGTGACCGCGCTCTCCCGCACCCTGATGCCGATGATCCGCTTCCGCACCGGCGATCTGGCCATTGCGGTGCGCGAGAATGGCCGGGTGCGCCTCCCCAGGGGCGTGTTCGGACGCACCGATCTGATGGTGAAGGTCAAGGGGGTCAAGCTATACCCCACCGAACTCGCGCCGATCCTCGGGGCCTTCGGGATTGACCCCCGCGGTGGCGCGCAGCTGGTGGTGGAGAGCAAGGAGGGCGGCACCGACAAGCTGACCCTGCGAATCAAGGCCGAGGCAGTTCCCCCGATGCTGGGCGAAGCCCTCCAGCGGGCCACCGGGATCAAGCTTGATGAGATTGTGGCCGACCCGACCCTTGAGGGGCCTCCCCTGATAGATAGGCGGTTCAGCAAAAACCCTTAA
- a CDS encoding LysM peptidoglycan-binding domain-containing protein: MIRGRSPAEVRAYDLFKFAVALLLALGVGGLWFFRQNDQPLPPSIVGSRSEALAGVPFILTGLGDPHGKVQVLVGGQPVGIAEVSATGSWSFPLTLNGPGQESIVVRTLKPDGSAGAASEALQLEVKAPPPPAPPLLITSPPVGSLVKPGRLDLEGSGTPGEELEVFIGAQSLGRTTINAEGRWRFTVTAKAGTPRYEVRRVGEPVGPSVSVRVAEQPVEKPLTNNAIPPKPRALCTGPFTVTAPQDGATVSRNFRLTGTGGPEGSEYTVFIDGRPRWYVRVNNRCAWGMTSDPGVGTFRYEFRKRGDPSGPVLAALTLTVPGAAQPPRQTYVVQENDILERIARRYGVSPKDLLAANPQIENPDQILPGTRLVIP, from the coding sequence GTGATCCGAGGCCGCAGCCCCGCCGAGGTGCGGGCCTATGACCTCTTCAAATTCGCGGTGGCGCTGCTGCTCGCCCTGGGCGTGGGTGGGCTATGGTTCTTCCGTCAGAACGACCAGCCCCTTCCCCCTAGCATCGTAGGCAGCCGGAGCGAGGCGTTGGCCGGGGTTCCCTTCATTCTGACCGGTCTGGGTGATCCGCACGGCAAGGTTCAGGTCTTGGTGGGCGGGCAGCCGGTAGGCATCGCCGAGGTTTCGGCGACGGGAAGTTGGAGCTTCCCCCTCACCCTGAATGGGCCCGGCCAAGAGAGCATCGTTGTCCGGACCTTGAAGCCGGACGGGAGCGCGGGTGCGGCTTCGGAAGCGTTACAGCTCGAGGTCAAAGCCCCACCTCCCCCTGCCCCGCCGCTGCTGATCACCTCTCCCCCGGTTGGGAGCCTGGTCAAGCCCGGCCGGTTGGACTTGGAAGGCAGCGGAACCCCTGGCGAGGAGCTAGAGGTCTTCATCGGCGCACAAAGCCTGGGCAGAACTACCATCAACGCGGAGGGACGCTGGCGGTTCACGGTCACCGCCAAAGCCGGAACCCCCCGCTATGAGGTGCGCCGGGTAGGGGAGCCGGTAGGGCCGTCGGTGAGTGTGCGGGTCGCGGAACAGCCGGTGGAGAAACCGCTGACGAATAACGCGATACCACCCAAGCCTCGAGCCCTGTGTACCGGCCCCTTCACCGTCACCGCTCCGCAGGATGGGGCCACCGTCTCGCGGAACTTTAGGCTCACCGGCACCGGCGGCCCCGAAGGCAGCGAGTACACGGTGTTCATCGATGGGCGGCCCCGTTGGTACGTGCGGGTCAATAACCGCTGCGCTTGGGGCATGACCTCAGATCCTGGGGTGGGTACTTTCCGCTACGAGTTCAGGAAGCGGGGTGACCCCTCCGGGCCGGTGCTAGCCGCCCTCACCCTCACCGTGCCGGGTGCTGCTCAGCCCCCCCGCCAGACCTACGTGGTGCAGGAAAATGACATCCTCGAGCGAATCGCCCGCCGCTACGGGGTAAGCCCCAAAGACCTCCTAGCCGCTAACCCTCAAATCGAAAACCCCGACCAGATCTTGCCGGGAACCCGGCTGGTAATCCCCTAA